One Terriglobales bacterium DNA segment encodes these proteins:
- a CDS encoding MIP/aquaporin family protein, translating into MSSPLFGEFMGTLVLIVLGDGVVANVLLKRSKAEGSGWMVITSGWAFAVMAGIFTAVACGSSDAYLNPAVALGFAINSGNFGKVVPYAGAEILGAFVGATLVWLHFFPHWQETADPELKRACFCTSPAIRNPATNLASEIIGTFVLVLVAGAIFSKGVAETGPVAGLGPYLVASLVWGIGLSLGGTTGYAINPARDLGPRIAHAVWPIANKGDSDWGYALIPVAGPLMGGVIAGVIIRMVHFL; encoded by the coding sequence ATGTCTTCACCATTGTTTGGGGAGTTCATGGGAACGCTCGTGCTGATCGTGTTGGGCGACGGAGTCGTGGCCAATGTGCTGTTGAAGCGTTCCAAGGCGGAGGGCTCGGGCTGGATGGTGATCACCAGCGGTTGGGCGTTTGCGGTGATGGCCGGGATCTTCACGGCAGTGGCCTGCGGCAGCAGCGACGCATATCTGAATCCGGCAGTTGCTCTGGGTTTCGCCATCAACTCGGGGAATTTCGGCAAGGTCGTGCCTTACGCGGGAGCGGAGATTCTCGGCGCTTTTGTTGGCGCCACCCTGGTGTGGCTGCATTTTTTTCCGCATTGGCAAGAAACTGCCGATCCAGAATTGAAGCGCGCCTGCTTTTGTACAAGTCCAGCTATCAGGAATCCGGCAACTAATCTCGCCAGTGAAATCATAGGGACGTTTGTGCTGGTCCTGGTGGCAGGAGCGATCTTCTCGAAAGGCGTGGCAGAAACTGGACCTGTCGCTGGTTTGGGACCGTACCTGGTGGCGAGCCTAGTGTGGGGCATCGGTCTGTCGCTGGGTGGCACGACGGGATACGCGATCAATCCCGCGCGAGACCTGGGCCCGAGAATCGCGCATGCTGTCTGGCCCATTGCGAACAAAGGTGATTCCGATTGGGGCTATGCGCTCATTCCTGTTGCAGGACCGCTTATGGGAGGGGTGATCGCGGGAGTCATAATTCGCATGGTTCATTTCTTGTGA